One Fusobacterium ulcerans DNA segment encodes these proteins:
- a CDS encoding dicarboxylate/amino acid:cation symporter, translating to MKSTKTISLTNKIFIALLLGMATGLILYPMRENAFVKTYLIGFLFHFLGNGFVRAIRMVVVPLVLCSLVVGAAGIEDITKLGRVGIKTLTFYLGTTAAAVTLALIGGNIINPGLGVRVSDIAVGSVKVAESKPFVDILLDMIPINPVEALATGNMLQIIVFAILLGVALSLLGEKAAGIKKLFEEGNNISLKLVEIIMLFAPLGVYGLISKTFATMGYSAILPLFKYFIGVVIILLVHCLVTYQGILVLIGKYNPIKFFKKFSPTMMVAFSTASSSACLPSSLKCMQEGFGVSKSISSFTIPLGNTINMDGTAVMQGVATIFIAQIYGIDLTMGNYITIILTATLASIGTAGVPGVGVIMLGMVLVQVGLPLEGIGLVMGIDRFVDMFRTTVNVTGDAVCTLVIAKSEGEILEGAEAQKFEKAKA from the coding sequence ATGAAAAGTACCAAAACAATAAGTTTAACCAACAAAATATTTATAGCACTTCTGTTAGGAATGGCAACAGGGCTGATTCTTTACCCAATGAGGGAAAATGCTTTTGTTAAAACATATTTGATAGGATTTTTATTTCACTTTTTAGGAAACGGATTTGTAAGAGCAATCAGAATGGTAGTGGTACCTCTAGTTCTTTGCTCTCTTGTAGTGGGAGCAGCAGGGATAGAAGATATAACTAAGCTGGGAAGAGTAGGAATAAAAACTCTTACTTTTTATCTTGGAACTACAGCAGCAGCAGTAACTCTGGCACTGATAGGAGGAAATATAATAAATCCTGGGCTTGGTGTAAGAGTATCAGATATAGCAGTAGGGTCAGTAAAAGTTGCTGAGAGCAAACCATTTGTAGATATACTTTTAGATATGATTCCTATAAACCCAGTTGAAGCTTTGGCAACAGGAAATATGCTTCAGATAATAGTATTTGCAATTCTTTTAGGAGTAGCATTATCGCTTCTTGGAGAAAAGGCAGCTGGAATAAAAAAACTATTTGAAGAAGGAAATAATATAAGTTTAAAACTTGTTGAAATAATAATGCTCTTTGCTCCATTGGGGGTATATGGGCTGATTTCTAAAACTTTTGCCACTATGGGATATTCAGCTATACTTCCATTATTTAAATATTTCATAGGTGTTGTTATAATTCTTCTTGTACATTGTTTGGTTACTTATCAAGGAATACTTGTGTTAATAGGAAAATACAACCCAATAAAATTCTTTAAAAAATTCTCTCCAACAATGATGGTAGCATTTTCTACAGCATCAAGCAGTGCATGTCTTCCATCTTCTTTGAAATGTATGCAGGAAGGATTTGGAGTATCTAAGAGTATTTCATCTTTCACTATTCCTCTTGGGAATACAATCAACATGGATGGAACAGCAGTTATGCAGGGAGTGGCTACAATATTTATAGCTCAGATATATGGCATTGATTTAACAATGGGAAATTATATAACTATAATACTGACAGCAACTCTTGCTTCTATAGGAACAGCTGGAGTTCCTGGTGTAGGGGTAATCATGCTTGGAATGGTTCTTGTGCAGGTAGGACTTCCTCTAGAAGGAATTGGTCTTGTAATGGGAATAGATAGATTTGTGGACATGTTCAGAACGACTGTAAATGTTACTGGAGATGCTGTGTGTACTTTAGTAATTGCTAAAAGTGAAGGAGAAATTTTAGAGGGAGCAGAGGCTCAGAAATTTGAAAAGGCAAAAGCATAA
- a CDS encoding ketose-bisphosphate aldolase, which produces MSYNYKELGLVNTREMFKKANENGYAVPAFNFNNLEQALAIIEACAETGSPVILQCSKEVIEYIGATMIPLIAKGAVDYVKASGSEIPVALHLDHGSNFEMTKKCIDIGFSSVMFDGSHYPFDENIAKTKEIVEYAHLKNVTVEAELGVLAGVEEGKKVEKHEFTRPEEVENFVKQTGVDSLAIAIGTSHGAHKFKPGDDPKLKLEVLAEIERKIPGFPIVLHGSSAVPKQYIEMIKQYGGIIKDAIGIPDTELRKATRSAVAKINVSTDGSLAFTGALRKALAEKPEEFDLKKYLGAAKEEMKAYYKTKIINVFGSEGAYKKSTIV; this is translated from the coding sequence ATGTCTTATAATTATAAAGAATTAGGGCTGGTAAACACTAGAGAGATGTTTAAGAAAGCTAATGAAAATGGATATGCAGTTCCAGCTTTCAATTTTAATAATTTAGAACAGGCTTTGGCAATAATAGAAGCTTGTGCAGAAACAGGGTCGCCAGTGATACTTCAATGTTCAAAAGAGGTTATAGAATATATAGGAGCAACAATGATACCCTTGATAGCAAAAGGGGCAGTGGACTATGTAAAAGCATCAGGGTCAGAGATTCCAGTAGCATTGCATTTAGATCATGGTTCAAACTTTGAAATGACTAAAAAATGTATAGATATTGGTTTTTCATCTGTAATGTTTGACGGATCTCATTATCCCTTTGATGAAAATATAGCTAAAACAAAGGAAATTGTAGAGTATGCTCATTTAAAAAATGTCACAGTAGAAGCTGAACTTGGGGTATTAGCAGGAGTAGAAGAGGGAAAGAAAGTAGAAAAACATGAATTTACAAGACCTGAGGAAGTAGAAAATTTTGTTAAACAAACAGGAGTTGATTCTCTTGCCATCGCCATAGGAACTTCTCATGGAGCTCATAAGTTTAAACCAGGAGATGATCCCAAATTAAAGTTAGAGGTATTGGCAGAAATTGAAAGAAAGATACCAGGATTTCCAATAGTTCTTCATGGTTCTTCAGCAGTACCAAAGCAATATATTGAAATGATAAAACAATATGGAGGAATAATAAAAGATGCTATTGGAATACCAGATACAGAATTAAGAAAAGCTACAAGATCAGCTGTTGCTAAAATTAATGTCAGTACAGATGGTTCTCTAGCTTTTACAGGAGCATTGAGAAAAGCTTTAGCAGAAAAACCAGAAGAATTTGATTTGAAAAAATATTTAGGAGCAGCTAAAGAAGAAATGAAAGCCTATTACAAAACTAAAATTATCAATGTATTTGGCTCTGAAGGGGCATATAAGAAATCAACAATAGTATAA
- a CDS encoding MurR/RpiR family transcriptional regulator, which produces MKKKILNYLDGNYESFSKSFKKIADYIKYNQSIISFISINQLAIETETSPATITRFSKNLGFKGYPDFQKIFQKEVEKETSYMKGLKNSIGEAATGSNIIKDIIDTNIELLQEMDIVELEKSLDQAVEWIKSSRKLYVLGARGSYALAYYLYFMLKEFREGVELMISGASDFTDKLLYSQKEDLLFTISFHPYTNFTCQVTDFFKEHGNKVITVTDKKDSTLGNISDLVLTTKNGEKAYTFVPGIVLINALLVKLGMEDKENVMNRFDKLKEITDRFNIYIDK; this is translated from the coding sequence ATGAAGAAAAAAATACTAAATTATTTGGATGGAAATTATGAAAGCTTCAGTAAAAGTTTTAAGAAAATAGCTGATTATATCAAATATAATCAAAGTATAATATCTTTCATTTCAATAAATCAATTAGCAATAGAAACAGAAACAAGTCCGGCTACTATCACAAGATTTTCAAAAAATCTTGGGTTTAAGGGATATCCGGATTTTCAAAAGATATTCCAAAAGGAAGTAGAAAAAGAGACATCATATATGAAAGGTCTTAAAAATAGTATAGGAGAGGCAGCTACTGGAAGTAATATAATCAAAGATATTATTGATACTAATATAGAGCTTCTTCAGGAAATGGATATAGTAGAATTGGAAAAATCTTTAGATCAGGCTGTAGAATGGATAAAGAGCAGTAGAAAACTATATGTATTAGGGGCTAGAGGATCATATGCTCTTGCATATTATCTTTATTTTATGCTGAAAGAATTTAGAGAGGGAGTAGAATTGATGATATCAGGTGCATCTGATTTTACTGATAAACTTCTTTATTCACAAAAGGAAGATTTACTGTTTACAATTTCTTTCCATCCATATACAAATTTTACATGTCAAGTAACAGACTTCTTCAAGGAACATGGAAATAAAGTAATTACAGTAACAGATAAAAAAGATTCAACACTGGGAAATATATCTGATCTTGTACTGACTACTAAAAATGGTGAAAAAGCATATACTTTTGTTCCAGGAATAGTTTTAATAAATGCCCTTCTAGTAAAGCTTGGAATGGAAGACAAAGAAAATGTTATGAATAGATTTGACAAATTAAAGGAAATCACTGACAGATTTAATATATATATAGATAAATAG
- a CDS encoding aspartate kinase, which produces MRVVLKYGGSSVATIEKIKAISGYISKLKREKYDEIVVVASAMGKTTDALIKMANEISSNPDQRELDSLLSTGEQQTVTLLSIALNAEGEKAVSLTGSQANVKTMGIHTKSKIKSIDVERIENHLKDGKIVIVTGFQGVNDDGDITTLGRGGSDTSAVALAAALGCECRIYTDVEGIYSVDPRRYRDAKLLDKISYEEMMEMAHLGAGVMETRAVELGKKFNIPIFVGRSLSETGGTYIMEKNSALEEKLVTGLSIANEIIVTTISNIDYSAEKIAEIFSTINNCGLNINMITQNISRDRKTDISFSCTLGEKYLLDQVVEQIRNRYPEIEIEYQDNLGMISVVGIGMINNSGIAGRFFSALSSAGVEFYQVTTSEISISCSVDRNLINRAVESAAVEFGL; this is translated from the coding sequence ATGAGAGTAGTATTAAAGTATGGTGGTTCAAGTGTAGCAACGATAGAAAAAATAAAAGCGATTTCTGGATATATCAGTAAGCTGAAGAGGGAAAAGTATGATGAAATCGTTGTTGTTGCTTCAGCAATGGGAAAGACAACAGATGCTTTAATAAAGATGGCTAATGAAATTTCTTCAAATCCTGATCAGAGAGAACTTGATTCTCTACTATCAACTGGAGAACAGCAGACAGTGACGCTTTTATCTATAGCATTGAATGCAGAAGGAGAAAAGGCAGTATCACTTACTGGATCTCAGGCAAATGTAAAAACTATGGGGATTCATACAAAGAGTAAGATAAAAAGTATAGATGTAGAGAGAATAGAAAATCATCTGAAAGATGGGAAGATTGTCATAGTAACTGGCTTTCAGGGAGTTAATGACGATGGAGATATAACAACTCTAGGGAGAGGAGGGTCAGACACAAGTGCTGTGGCTCTGGCAGCTGCTCTAGGGTGTGAATGCAGAATATATACAGATGTGGAAGGGATATACAGTGTAGATCCCAGAAGATATAGAGATGCAAAATTACTGGATAAAATTTCATATGAGGAGATGATGGAGATGGCACACCTTGGTGCAGGAGTAATGGAAACAAGAGCAGTGGAATTAGGGAAAAAATTTAATATACCAATTTTTGTAGGAAGAAGTTTAAGTGAAACAGGAGGAACATATATCATGGAAAAAAATAGTGCTTTAGAAGAAAAATTAGTAACTGGACTTAGCATAGCAAATGAAATAATTGTAACAACAATCTCAAATATAGATTACTCAGCAGAGAAGATAGCAGAGATATTTTCTACAATAAATAATTGCGGACTGAATATAAATATGATCACTCAAAATATAAGCAGAGATAGAAAGACAGATATATCATTCAGCTGCACTCTTGGAGAAAAATATCTGTTGGATCAGGTAGTAGAGCAGATAAGAAACAGATACCCAGAAATTGAGATAGAGTATCAGGATAATTTAGGAATGATATCAGTTGTGGGAATTGGAATGATAAATAATTCAGGAATAGCAGGAAGATTTTTCTCAGCATTGAGCAGTGCTGGAGTGGAATTTTATCAGGTGACTACTTCTGAAATAAGTATATCATGCAGTGTAGACAGAAATTTAATAAATAGAGCGGTAGAGTCAGCTGCTGTAGAATTTGGACTTTAG
- a CDS encoding four-carbon acid sugar kinase family protein yields the protein MKEIALGIEILDSYKSMNEEELNKELLECVEKNEKKIIVLDDDPTGVQTVHDVSVYTDWSEESIREGFNEAGKLFYILTNSRGFTVEQTTKCHTEIIQNVNKISKETKKEYMIISRGDSTLRGHYPLETELLRKGFEADEAKHVDGEIMCPFFKEGGRFTIGNIHYVKNENLLVPAGQTEFSKDKTFGYTSSNLCEYIEEKTEGKYQADEVTCISLEELRGIKIDEITEKLLKVENFGKVVVNAVDYCDLKVFVIALYKAMEQGKNFMFRVAAAIVKVIGGISDQPLLTRKDMVVKETKNGGIIVVGSHTQKTTSQVEELKKLKDLVFMEFDSDLVLDEAAFQKEIENTLKTEEELISSGKTVVVYTKRKLLVVENDTKEDALIRSVKISDAVQSLVGKLKVTPAFVIAKGGITSSDVGTKALQVRKANVLGQICPGIPVWQTGAESKFPMIPYIIFPGNVGEVTTLKEAVEILLNRK from the coding sequence ATGAAAGAGATTGCACTGGGGATTGAAATATTAGACTCATACAAATCAATGAATGAAGAAGAACTAAATAAAGAGCTTTTAGAATGCGTAGAAAAAAATGAGAAAAAAATCATTGTTTTAGATGATGATCCTACTGGAGTACAGACAGTGCATGATGTGTCTGTATATACAGACTGGTCAGAAGAGAGTATTCGTGAAGGATTTAATGAAGCTGGGAAACTCTTCTATATATTAACTAATTCCAGAGGATTTACTGTGGAGCAGACTACAAAATGTCATACAGAGATAATTCAGAATGTAAATAAGATTTCTAAAGAAACTAAGAAAGAATATATGATTATAAGTAGAGGAGACTCCACTTTAAGAGGGCATTATCCCTTAGAAACAGAACTGCTTCGTAAAGGGTTTGAAGCCGATGAGGCAAAACATGTAGATGGTGAGATTATGTGTCCATTTTTTAAAGAGGGAGGAAGATTTACCATAGGAAATATTCACTATGTTAAAAATGAAAATCTTTTAGTACCAGCAGGGCAGACAGAATTTTCTAAGGATAAAACATTTGGATATACATCTTCAAATTTATGTGAATATATTGAGGAAAAAACAGAAGGAAAGTATCAGGCTGATGAAGTAACTTGTATTTCTTTGGAAGAACTTCGTGGAATTAAAATTGATGAAATAACAGAAAAGCTATTAAAAGTGGAAAATTTTGGAAAAGTGGTAGTCAATGCAGTGGACTACTGCGACTTAAAAGTTTTTGTAATAGCTTTGTATAAAGCAATGGAACAAGGGAAGAATTTCATGTTTCGTGTAGCAGCAGCGATTGTTAAAGTTATTGGTGGAATTTCTGATCAACCTCTTCTTACAAGAAAAGATATGGTAGTTAAAGAAACAAAAAATGGAGGAATAATTGTAGTTGGTTCACATACTCAAAAAACAACAAGTCAGGTAGAGGAATTGAAAAAATTGAAGGATCTTGTTTTTATGGAATTTGATTCTGATCTGGTACTAGATGAAGCAGCTTTTCAAAAAGAGATAGAGAATACACTAAAAACTGAGGAAGAGTTGATATCTTCTGGAAAAACAGTTGTAGTATATACAAAAAGAAAATTGCTTGTTGTGGAAAATGACACTAAGGAAGATGCTCTTATACGTTCTGTAAAAATTTCTGATGCAGTGCAGTCTTTAGTTGGAAAACTTAAAGTAACTCCAGCTTTTGTAATAGCAAAAGGGGGAATAACTTCCAGTGATGTGGGAACAAAGGCTCTTCAAGTAAGAAAAGCTAATGTGCTGGGGCAGATATGTCCAGGAATACCAGTTTGGCAGACAGGAGCAGAGAGCAAATTCCCAATGATACCATATATTATTTTTCCGGGAAATGTAGGAGAAGTAACAACATTAAAAGAAGCTGTGGAAATTTTATTAAATAGAAAATAG
- a CDS encoding 3'-5' exonuclease, with product MKILFVDTETGGITERSALIQLSGIVQIGKEVAEEFNFYIKPFPGSEVTDEALKIQGRTREEVETYDSEEEVFIKFMKILNKHIDKYNKEDKFLVGGYNVRFDIDVINRFLKRNGEKYLFSYIQATTLDPLQWIAALQLLKKIPVLKDNKLETWCNHFGIELKAHDSLEDIKATKALTKKMMLLMR from the coding sequence ATGAAGATACTTTTTGTAGATACAGAAACTGGAGGAATAACTGAAAGATCAGCACTTATTCAACTCTCAGGAATAGTACAGATAGGAAAAGAAGTTGCAGAAGAATTTAATTTCTATATAAAGCCCTTTCCAGGTTCAGAAGTCACAGATGAAGCTTTAAAGATTCAAGGAAGAACCAGAGAAGAAGTTGAAACATACGATTCTGAAGAAGAAGTCTTCATAAAATTTATGAAAATTTTAAATAAACATATTGATAAATACAACAAAGAGGATAAGTTTCTTGTGGGAGGCTATAATGTCAGATTTGATATAGATGTTATAAACAGGTTTCTAAAGAGAAATGGAGAAAAATATCTTTTCAGCTATATTCAGGCAACAACACTGGATCCACTTCAATGGATTGCAGCATTGCAGCTTTTGAAAAAAATTCCTGTACTTAAAGATAACAAGCTTGAAACTTGGTGCAATCATTTTGGAATAGAATTGAAAGCTCATGATTCTTTAGAAGATATTAAGGCAACAAAAGCTCTTACTAAAAAAATGATGTTATTAATGAGATAA
- a CDS encoding M20 metallopeptidase family protein — translation MNLKNIFFDGIENSEQWFISVRRELHEHPELDFDLPETTGIICRYLDEIGIPYKTGIGKSGIVADLTGKNSNITIALRADIDALPILENTGCEYSSKNTGKMHACSHDVHTSILLGTAKILADKKEELPCNVRFIFQPAEETTGGAVPMIEDGVLEGVNCIFGLHVDPSTESGKIAVKYGAMNASATDVNIKITGKSCHGAYPSGGVDAVVTAAYVITALQSIVSRNIDSRDSLVLTFGTMQSGTKENIVAQEAFCCGTMRSLSNSVRDKAKKRVNTIVELVSAAYEAKGEVFYRDSYNALINHNEYIDLVKSNGENILGIDKVKVKELPDMGVEDFAYFLEKIPGAFFNLGVGNREKKITAPLHNDKFNIDESALIIGVKMQIANILSAYEKLNK, via the coding sequence ATGAATTTGAAAAATATTTTTTTTGATGGTATAGAAAATTCTGAACAATGGTTCATAAGTGTGAGAAGAGAGCTTCATGAGCATCCTGAACTGGACTTTGATCTGCCGGAAACTACTGGTATAATATGCAGATATCTTGATGAAATTGGAATTCCATACAAGACAGGTATCGGAAAAAGTGGTATAGTTGCTGATCTTACAGGGAAAAACAGTAATATTACCATAGCATTGAGAGCTGATATTGATGCTCTTCCAATTCTCGAAAATACAGGTTGTGAATATTCATCAAAAAACACTGGAAAAATGCATGCATGCAGTCATGATGTTCATACATCCATTCTTTTAGGTACTGCTAAAATTTTAGCTGATAAAAAAGAAGAACTTCCATGTAATGTGAGATTTATATTCCAGCCTGCTGAGGAAACTACTGGAGGAGCTGTTCCAATGATAGAAGATGGTGTACTTGAAGGGGTAAATTGTATATTTGGACTCCATGTAGATCCTTCTACAGAATCAGGGAAAATAGCTGTTAAATATGGAGCAATGAATGCCTCGGCTACAGATGTAAATATTAAAATTACAGGAAAAAGCTGTCATGGTGCATATCCAAGTGGAGGAGTAGATGCAGTAGTTACAGCTGCTTATGTCATTACAGCATTGCAGAGTATTGTGAGCCGAAATATTGATTCAAGAGATTCTCTTGTATTGACTTTTGGAACTATGCAGAGTGGTACAAAAGAAAATATTGTAGCTCAGGAAGCTTTTTGCTGTGGTACTATGAGAAGTCTTTCAAACTCTGTAAGAGATAAGGCTAAAAAAAGAGTAAATACTATAGTTGAATTGGTAAGTGCTGCCTATGAAGCTAAAGGAGAGGTTTTCTATCGTGACAGTTACAATGCTCTTATTAACCACAATGAGTATATTGATTTGGTTAAATCTAATGGTGAAAATATTCTTGGAATAGACAAGGTAAAAGTAAAAGAACTTCCTGATATGGGAGTAGAGGACTTTGCATATTTCCTTGAAAAAATTCCTGGTGCTTTTTTTAATTTAGGCGTTGGAAACAGAGAGAAGAAAATCACTGCTCCTCTTCATAATGATAAGTTTAATATTGATGAGTCAGCTTTAATTATTGGAGTAAAAATGCAGATAGCTAATATTCTTTCAGCTTATGAAAAATTAAATAAATAG
- a CDS encoding tRNA-binding protein has product METIKYSDFAKLEMRVGKIVHVEKVPTADKLYKVQIDIGRENTVQTVTSLVDYYTQEELLGKVVVVLVNLEPAKMRGELSQCMLLCAETEDASESILLTPEKEIELGTKIV; this is encoded by the coding sequence ATGGAGACAATCAAATATTCAGATTTTGCTAAACTTGAAATGAGAGTTGGAAAAATAGTTCATGTGGAAAAAGTACCTACTGCTGATAAATTGTATAAAGTACAAATAGATATTGGAAGAGAAAATACTGTCCAAACTGTTACAAGTCTTGTAGATTATTACACTCAGGAAGAACTTTTAGGAAAAGTAGTAGTTGTTTTAGTAAATCTTGAACCTGCAAAAATGAGAGGAGAACTTTCTCAATGCATGCTTTTATGTGCAGAAACAGAAGATGCATCAGAAAGTATCCTTTTGACACCAGAGAAGGAAATTGAACTGGGAACTAAAATAGTTTAA
- the proC gene encoding pyrroline-5-carboxylate reductase, whose translation MKRVGFIGCGNMGEAFLKGIINSLMVEISDISVYDLARGKEIENKYGVKSLESDLDVIHNSDIIFLAVKPNIYFDVIDEIKDSINSSKILVAMAPGITMEDILEETENRNSKIVRTMPNLPLMVQEGCIAYSFNENLEDEEKDFFKELFEKIGMAIEIKEELFDAVIGASGSSPAFMFMFIEALADAAVLEGLPRAAAYKLVGQTLIGCGKLFLESGKHPGELKDNVCSPGGTTIVGVKSLEENGFRGAIIKAVIETINKSKEMSKKDK comes from the coding sequence ATGAAAAGAGTAGGATTTATCGGCTGCGGAAATATGGGAGAAGCTTTTCTGAAAGGAATAATCAATTCTCTCATGGTTGAAATAAGTGATATAAGTGTTTATGATTTAGCAAGAGGAAAAGAGATAGAAAATAAGTATGGAGTGAAGTCTCTAGAAAGTGATCTTGATGTAATTCACAACAGTGATATAATTTTTCTTGCTGTAAAACCTAATATTTACTTTGATGTAATTGATGAAATCAAAGATAGTATCAACAGCAGCAAAATATTAGTAGCAATGGCACCGGGAATAACTATGGAAGATATTCTTGAAGAAACAGAAAATAGAAACAGCAAAATAGTAAGAACTATGCCTAACCTTCCATTGATGGTACAGGAAGGATGTATAGCTTATTCATTCAATGAGAATCTTGAAGATGAAGAAAAAGATTTCTTTAAGGAACTTTTTGAAAAAATTGGAATGGCAATAGAGATTAAAGAGGAACTTTTTGATGCTGTAATAGGAGCATCGGGGTCATCTCCAGCATTTATGTTTATGTTTATAGAAGCTCTTGCAGATGCAGCAGTATTGGAAGGACTTCCTAGAGCAGCAGCTTATAAACTTGTAGGACAGACTCTTATAGGATGTGGAAAGCTTTTTCTTGAAAGTGGAAAACATCCAGGAGAATTAAAGGACAATGTATGTTCTCCAGGAGGAACTACTATAGTTGGGGTAAAATCTTTAGAGGAGAATGGATTTAGAGGGGCTATAATTAAAGCAGTTATAGAAACTATAAACAAATCTAAAGAGATGAGCAAAAAAGACAAATAG
- a CDS encoding aspartate-semialdehyde dehydrogenase: protein MRIAIVGATGLVGGTFLKVLEERDFDITELYLFASKRSAGNKVIFKSKEYTVEELTESSFDRNIDIALFSAGGDISKKFAPIAAEKGVLVIDNSSAWRMESGVPLVVPEVNPETAFKNSGIIANPNCSTIQCMLPLKVLEEKYGLKRVIYSTYQAVSGSGHKGIEDLENGLRGEEPKTYPHPIVNNCLPHIDKFLENGYTKEEIKMIDETRKILGIPDLPVTATCVRVPVMNSHSVSITAELERDFDLEELKEALGNFAGMVLVDDVNSNEYPLASDATGQDKVLVGRVRRDFSTEKGINLWVVADNIRKGAATNAVQIAELFRGM from the coding sequence ATGAGAATAGCTATAGTAGGGGCTACTGGATTAGTAGGGGGAACATTTTTAAAAGTATTGGAAGAAAGAGATTTTGATATAACAGAACTTTATCTTTTTGCATCAAAGAGAAGTGCAGGAAATAAAGTGATATTTAAAAGTAAAGAATATACAGTGGAAGAACTTACAGAGAGTAGTTTTGACAGAAATATAGACATAGCACTATTTTCAGCTGGGGGAGATATAAGTAAGAAATTTGCTCCAATAGCAGCAGAAAAAGGGGTGCTAGTTATAGATAATTCATCTGCTTGGAGAATGGAAAGTGGAGTTCCTCTGGTAGTACCAGAAGTAAATCCTGAGACAGCCTTTAAAAATAGTGGGATAATAGCAAATCCTAACTGTTCGACTATTCAGTGTATGCTTCCTCTAAAAGTGTTAGAAGAAAAATATGGTTTAAAAAGAGTTATTTACAGTACTTATCAAGCTGTATCTGGAAGCGGTCATAAGGGAATAGAAGATTTAGAAAATGGACTTAGGGGAGAGGAACCAAAGACTTATCCTCACCCAATAGTAAATAACTGCCTTCCACACATAGATAAATTTTTGGAGAATGGGTACACAAAAGAAGAGATAAAAATGATAGATGAAACAAGAAAGATATTGGGAATACCAGACCTTCCTGTAACAGCTACTTGTGTAAGAGTTCCAGTAATGAATTCACATTCTGTTTCTATTACAGCAGAGTTGGAAAGAGATTTTGATTTGGAAGAATTGAAAGAGGCTCTGGGAAATTTTGCTGGAATGGTGCTTGTAGATGATGTAAATTCTAATGAGTATCCATTGGCTTCTGATGCTACTGGACAGGATAAGGTATTGGTAGGAAGAGTGAGAAGAGATTTCAGCACAGAAAAAGGAATAAATTTGTGGGTAGTTGCTGATAATATAAGAAAAGGAGCAGCTACAAACGCTGTTCAAATTGCAGAACTTTTTAGAGGGATGTAA
- a CDS encoding DUF4234 domain-containing protein, translating to MKNRNIALCIILTFVTCGIYSLFWNVNLNNDFAEHNGKEKNGWMMIFLSIITCGIYYFVWIYRMGEEIEKAGGKNEGIAYLLLSLFGFGIIAMALIQHQENELCPKIENL from the coding sequence GTGAAAAATAGAAACATAGCTTTGTGCATAATTTTAACATTTGTAACTTGTGGAATTTACAGTTTATTTTGGAATGTAAATCTTAATAATGATTTTGCTGAACATAATGGGAAAGAAAAAAATGGTTGGATGATGATATTTTTAAGCATAATTACATGTGGAATATATTATTTCGTATGGATATATAGAATGGGAGAAGAGATAGAAAAAGCAGGAGGAAAAAATGAAGGTATAGCTTATCTTCTTTTAAGTCTTTTTGGTTTTGGAATAATAGCAATGGCTCTTATCCAGCATCAGGAAAATGAATTATGTCCAAAAATAGAGAACTTATAG
- a CDS encoding DUF2752 domain-containing protein produces MSKNRELIGVILIGAVISFLVVVFFNKSICLFINIFGIPCPACGMTRAYMSLAHLDIRGAFYYHPLFWSVPFILLGYKNKKIIYLLGIIFIGVWIVRMYLYFPDIEPMKFNNRAVYVRVFNAIKNIIK; encoded by the coding sequence ATGTCCAAAAATAGAGAACTTATAGGAGTAATATTAATTGGAGCAGTTATAAGTTTTTTAGTGGTAGTTTTTTTCAATAAAAGCATATGCCTCTTTATCAATATATTTGGAATACCATGTCCAGCATGTGGAATGACAAGAGCCTATATGTCCCTTGCTCATTTAGATATAAGAGGAGCATTTTATTATCACCCTCTTTTCTGGAGTGTGCCATTTATTTTACTTGGGTATAAGAATAAAAAGATTATATATCTTCTTGGAATAATTTTTATAGGAGTATGGATAGTGAGAATGTACCTTTATTTTCCAGACATTGAGCCTATGAAATTTAATAATAGAGCTGTATATGTAAGAGTATTTAATGCAATAAAAAATATTATAAAATAA